Proteins encoded by one window of bacterium HR17:
- the rhaS gene encoding HTH-type transcriptional activator RhaS: MGMSHALPTVLMTDGAGSWEAIVEAIERHLLPRLETLGDSLFAVSPQPCPHDLSVLPVLGWSRTRRDRVPLFVFVFSGQGQMLLQNYLVVLKAGHGVFMPSNTPYAPYSVNGDRIVPCDWLWVRVHSFGVSVLRARLSPQMHSQSLHYTVRDRRLVELFQAWEQERSRPNANPIVTKGLLCAFFGTLIRSAPFLPASLCPRHKNTDRFPPSLCQALMLFHSRYDKPLCLTAVAHECGVTPAHLCRLFRRYLAMTPWQYLERLRLQIASQLLRETALGIADIAFLVGFQDLRHFQRLFRRAFGVSPSAFRGWRCPRSRTVASLRAG, encoded by the coding sequence ATGGGTATGTCCCATGCGTTGCCGACTGTGCTGATGACTGACGGAGCCGGATCGTGGGAAGCCATCGTGGAGGCAATAGAACGGCACCTGTTGCCCCGCTTGGAGACGCTGGGGGACAGCCTTTTCGCTGTATCGCCCCAACCGTGCCCTCACGATCTCTCCGTGCTTCCTGTGCTCGGCTGGTCGCGCACGCGCCGTGACCGCGTGCCCTTGTTCGTCTTCGTCTTTTCAGGTCAAGGGCAAATGCTGTTGCAAAACTACTTGGTTGTCCTGAAAGCCGGGCACGGAGTTTTCATGCCCAGCAACACCCCTTATGCCCCTTACAGCGTGAACGGGGACCGCATTGTGCCGTGCGATTGGTTGTGGGTGCGGGTGCACTCGTTCGGGGTTTCGGTGCTGCGAGCGCGGCTCTCCCCCCAAATGCACTCTCAGAGCCTGCATTACACCGTCCGCGACCGGCGGCTGGTGGAACTATTTCAGGCATGGGAGCAGGAGCGGTCGCGCCCAAACGCCAACCCGATCGTGACCAAAGGGTTGTTGTGTGCTTTCTTCGGGACCCTCATTCGGAGCGCTCCTTTCCTGCCCGCTTCGTTGTGTCCGCGGCACAAAAACACCGACCGTTTCCCACCTTCTTTGTGTCAAGCCCTCATGCTGTTTCACTCCCGTTACGACAAACCGTTGTGTCTGACAGCAGTTGCACACGAATGCGGCGTCACGCCTGCCCATTTGTGCCGCCTCTTTCGGCGCTACTTGGCAATGACACCGTGGCAATACTTGGAGCGGCTGCGGCTTCAAATTGCCTCTCAGTTGCTGCGGGAGACCGCGTTGGGTATCGCCGATATCGCTTTCCTCGTCGGGTTTCAAGACCTGCGACACTTCCAGCGCCTTTTTCGACGGGCGTTCGGTGTTTCGCCCAGTGCCTTTCGGGGATGGCGGTGCCCGCGCAGCCGCACCGTGGCGTCGCTGCGGGCAGGTTAA